The Caretta caretta isolate rCarCar2 chromosome 5, rCarCar1.hap1, whole genome shotgun sequence genome contains a region encoding:
- the CIMIP2B gene encoding ciliary microtubule inner protein 2B isoform X1 has translation MAAAFAPKLGRSLASPDPHHGAGSAGYCPPNESCGQLISPLPTSPEVAGSSQLMLQPAPWPCHGAQPVQQAGELLGTRPACWGAGAQPLGCCVIPGYTGFIPRAQNLFAKTYSEICKEARSDFARQQLRAAGQEQELQKAGRLPQGTKGKLLTTKYRTPGLAAAPYGLPFAFQPQGSPYSMEDNNPHKCFISAPSHLTVLPDKPSIGTCSPVCGKDHHWWTVAADQPPARPTQHRLTGSMGLQVPVWPHLRPAYPQRPGAEHPGEADGRLAAGLGQFLPGAVWSLPRRVQEQ, from the exons ATGGCCGCCGCCTTCGCCCCCAAGCTCGGCCGCAGCCTGGCGAGCCCCGACCCGCACCACGGCGCCGG CTCCGCCGGGTACTGCCCTCCGAACGAGAGCTGCGGGCAGCTGATCTCACCGCTCCCGACCAGCCCCGAGGTGGCCGGCTCCAGCCAGCTGATGCTGCAGCCCGCCCCTTGGCCCTGCCATGGTGCCCAGCCCgtgcagcaggcaggggagctgctggggacGAGGCCGgcctgctggggggcaggagctcAGCCGCTGGGATGCTGCGTGATCCCAGGCTACACAG GATTCATTCCCAGGGCCCAGAATCTCTTCGCCAAGACCTACTCCGAGATCTGCAAGGAGGCCAGGAGTGACTTTGCCAGGCAGCAGCTGAGAGCCGCAGGCcaggagcaggagctgcagaaggcAGGGCGGCTGCCCCAGGGCACCAAGGGCAAA CTTCTCACCACCAAGTACAGGACTCCGGGCCTGGCAGCAGCCCCGTACGGATTGCCCTTTGCCTTCCAACCACAGGGCTCCCCCTACTCCATGGAGGACAACAACCCCCACAAGTGCTTCATCTCGG CCCCATCCCATCTCACTGTACTGCCAGACAAGCCCAGCATCGGCACCTGCAGCCCAGTGTGCGGGAAAGACCATCACTGGTGGACGGTCGCTGCAGATCAACCCCCCGCGCGCCCCACTCAGCACCGGCTCACGGGGTCCATGGG GCTACAAGTTCCAGTTTGGCCACACCTACGGCCAGCTTACCCACAACGCCCTGGGGCTGAGCACCCTGGAGAAGCAGATGGCCGACTAGCAGCGGGGCTGGGCCAGTTCCTTCCCGGAGCTGTTTGGAGCCTGCCCCGCCGTGTACAGGAGCAATAA
- the CIMIP2B gene encoding ciliary microtubule inner protein 2B isoform X2, whose amino-acid sequence MAAAFAPKLGRSLASPDPHHGAGSAGYCPPNESCGQLISPLPTSPEVAGSSQLMLQPAPWPCHGAQPVQQAGELLGTRPACWGAGAQPLGCCVIPGYTGFIPRAQNLFAKTYSEICKEARSDFARQQLRAAGQEQELQKAGRLPQGTKGKLLTTKYRTPGLAAAPYGLPFAFQPQGSPYSMEDNNPHKCFISGFTGFVPRARFLIGAGYPLTTHRALVEFGQNRGSRPEAGKGSTVLPPLLKSYPTDMGLLPHYAGYVPGYKFQFGHTYGQLTHNALGLSTLEKQMAD is encoded by the exons ATGGCCGCCGCCTTCGCCCCCAAGCTCGGCCGCAGCCTGGCGAGCCCCGACCCGCACCACGGCGCCGG CTCCGCCGGGTACTGCCCTCCGAACGAGAGCTGCGGGCAGCTGATCTCACCGCTCCCGACCAGCCCCGAGGTGGCCGGCTCCAGCCAGCTGATGCTGCAGCCCGCCCCTTGGCCCTGCCATGGTGCCCAGCCCgtgcagcaggcaggggagctgctggggacGAGGCCGgcctgctggggggcaggagctcAGCCGCTGGGATGCTGCGTGATCCCAGGCTACACAG GATTCATTCCCAGGGCCCAGAATCTCTTCGCCAAGACCTACTCCGAGATCTGCAAGGAGGCCAGGAGTGACTTTGCCAGGCAGCAGCTGAGAGCCGCAGGCcaggagcaggagctgcagaaggcAGGGCGGCTGCCCCAGGGCACCAAGGGCAAA CTTCTCACCACCAAGTACAGGACTCCGGGCCTGGCAGCAGCCCCGTACGGATTGCCCTTTGCCTTCCAACCACAGGGCTCCCCCTACTCCATGGAGGACAACAACCCCCACAAGTGCTTCATCTCGG GCTTCACCGGCTTTGTGCCCCGCGCCCGCTTCCTGATCGGGGCAGGCTACCCGCTGACCACCCACCGTGCCCTGGTGGAGTTTGGCCAGAACAGAGGGAGCAGGCCTGAGGCCGGGAAAGGCAGCACGGTCCTTCCTCCGCTGCTGAAGTCGTACCCCACGGACATGGGGCTGCTGCCCCACTATGCAGGCTACGTCCCAG GCTACAAGTTCCAGTTTGGCCACACCTACGGCCAGCTTACCCACAACGCCCTGGGGCTGAGCACCCTGGAGAAGCAGATGGCCGACTAG